The Brachypodium distachyon strain Bd21 chromosome 4, Brachypodium_distachyon_v3.0, whole genome shotgun sequence nucleotide sequence GGAGCAGAGTATTGCCAAATGAAACTAGGAGGGAGGAACTGCGCTATTTCCCTTTGACACGCCTACGGGATTCCTGTAAAACAGGCCATTAGTACCACTTTCGATCTTTGGGATCATTGGTGCACGATATCACAATCCAGCGAGTTATCCAGGTGCCTGCCGCCTTGTACCTACATGTATCTTAGCACTTCATTTTGCTGCTCTTGTAAATAAAAGGAGCATGCTGTATCTTGGCattcttttattttgcaaTTTGCACATGCTTATAGACAACAAGCTGTGTGTTGGGAACTTGACAGAATGACAATAGTATAGCAGTTGTGCACTCTGGGCTGATGAGATGTGTATGTTCTTGCACGAAATAATATAGTACTACATTCCAGTTTTGTTACTACTGTCATGCTATATGGAATCTGGGAGGCACACTGTATTAAAGGCTGTCATGAGAAAATCACCTTGTTATCCCTCTTCCCTTTTTGTATCTCTCCAGTTCTGGGTGTAAGAAAACCACCTTTTTAACATTGTTGTATCAAATAAAAGATAATTAAAAAATATTCAATAAGAAAACAGATAAAAACCAAAGAAATCAGGCAGGAGTATGGAATGCTCCATTCCAAAACTTAAACTGAATTATACAGTTAGATCAATTATTGAGAACAAGCGTCACTCGATAGGGCTCCAACCTAAACCTCAGATGGATCGTGAGGAGCAAAAATCTCATCAATGGCTCTAACTATGTGCCCGCTGAATCTTATTTTTCGTACTACTtgatttcttccttttctcaaGTTTGCACATGTTTGCAGCACAGATATCTTTCCTCATGTTTCGACGGGATCATAAAATGTGATCCTTGTTGATAATTTCTGCTTGAATTCGCGTAAAAGGTGTTCTAcctttgtcttaagtcaaaaaatttaaagtCTGACTGATTttataaaaacaaaatgtacTAGAAGTTACAATATTAAATAAGTCTACTATgcagatatatatcatgaaggatttaataaaactaatttgaagttttatgtgtttgtaattttttctataaatttggtcgaacattaagaagtttgatttagGATAAAGCTAGAAAATGTTACAAAAAGTAACAGGAGTggtattaaaaaaagaagcatgTGATCCTTCCATTTATCTTACGTTGCACACTATATTATGTGAAAGCAGCCAGAACTGACTTAGATGTGGTTGATAGCAGAAAAAAGTACTACTGGTATATCAACAAAAAGACACTGAATATTTGACATACAAAGTACCGATCCAATTGTCCCGAAAGAGTTAACAAAAAATACCAGGTAAAATATACATACATAACAGGATAAAGTTACGTCAGCAATGTCCTGCATGCAACCACAGATATATTACACAAGTTGTAGCATCCAACCATGTACTCGAATTTGAATTCACAACATGCGAATGAAAGATATTATACAGATTTTTCCCCAGGAAGGTATGATGGAGAACTGCCATCGGCctggttcttcttcttatgGAACATGCTTGTGATGTTTGGCAGCACAAAGCTCTTCCTCAGTAGCGTTTTGCCGCTCCTTTGTTGCCCATCGTTCCTCTCGGTGGGTTTTCCAGAAGAAGCTTTGTATACAGGCGGCTGCGTGCTTGCATGTGCTTCTGACGAAGGCAGGGACTCAGCAGTTTTCTTCTGTTCCCTCTCATGCCACCTCTTAAGCTCACCTTCTACAGCTTTCTTTGCTGCTTCAGCCATTTCAGCCCTCTTCAGTGCCTCCTCTGTTGCCAACTCCATGTCTTCCATCTCTTTTCGGGCAGTTTCCATTTTCTTTATTGCCTCGTTCTCACTGGCTCTGACAGCTTCCACTTGAGCCATGGCCGCAGATACTTTCATCTCACTCAATTTCTCTGACTCCTCCACCTTTCGGCTAAGGGATTCAAACTCCTCTTTTGAGATTGTGATCTTTCCCCCAGATTCAGAAGTTGAGGCTCGAACAGCACTTGCCCTGTCTGATAGTTGCTTTATCTGTTCAAGGGCCTTTGCTTCAGCTGCTTTtgcttcttctgcttctttcAAAGCAGATTGCAACTTTTCTTCGGCTTCTGTTAATGCAACCCGTGCTGCTTCAGCTTCATCTCTCAACTCTGCTGCACTCTTCTGCATCATTTCAGCTTCCTGCAGGGCATTTTTTGACTCGGATGACAACTGTTGCAGAGCTAGGATCAAATCATCAGAAGCTGTTGCTGCTTTTGATTCAGCAGAAACAGCTGCTTCAAGCTCAGATTTGCATTTTTGAAGCTTGACGTGTAGGTCTCCAACAATTGATTCCGTATCGGTATCCTTCTCTTTGAGCTGACTGTGCTCCTGCTTTACAGCTTCTAACTCCAGTTTCAGTGCTTCTACTAAACTCCGAAGAGAGCTTTCCTCTTCTGCTACTTTCTGCAACATCTCCTTAGCGTCATCCAACTCTGTGGTGACAGCAGCAACAGACTCTAAATCTAAAGCCCGGGCATCTTCAATCTTTTTCTGCATAGATAAAATCTCAGAGTTGGTCTCATCTAGCTTTTCTTTAAGAGTTTTATAAGCAGCAGGATCAAATTCATTTCTCAAAATTGACAATTTCTTCTCAGTTTCTTCTAAAGCTTGTTTGTATGTTTTCCTGGCGACATCCTTCTCAGCAAGGATTTGTGACtcttcttcatttgcttgCTGTGTCGCTGCCTTCACATGCAAAAGCGATTCTTGAATTGTTGCAGCCTCATTATGAAGTTGAGCAGCCTTTTCCTTGTTGGCTTCAGTTGAGTGCAATGATTCCTCTTCCTGCTGGGCAGCAGACAGCCTCATATCTAATGAGGTTTCAAAATCTTTCTTAAGCTTCCTAAGCTCCTGTTTTGCTGCATCAAGGTCTGCTAGGGCAGTTGCATACTGTTGCCTTGCACTGTCCAGTTCCTGCTTCAAAGAACTGTCTTTTCCAACAGCTTCATTCGAGCTGCCATGTTCAAGCTGCTTGGTTCGAGCCTTTGCATCTTCTGTGGCTTGAATAGCCAGCTCTTTAGACTTGCTGATTGCATCCAGCTTAGTTGTTAGCTCATCAACAGTTTTTCTAGCTTTCTCTAGCTCAGAGAGGGCTTGTACTCTGGTTATTTCAGCATTATTCAGCTGTTCCTTGTATTTATTCAACTCTTTCTGGGCCAAGTGCAGTTCTGTCTCCTTAGCTAACACCCTCtgccaaaaaaatatgatttaaATATTGAACTTCCAGAGTAAATTAGGATAACGGGATAGCAAACAGATCTAGTGAATTGTGTTGCATGGATAACAAAGTAGAGACTATGATAGTTAAGCCAATGCATCAGTACTTCTgtaatcttctatatctaagtaggagaaGCCCACTAccttgatttctctcaacatgcaagcatgccacatcatcacatcattaatttgttcacacctatttagtgggaaactcatattttttgcacatgcatgcatgctactttCCACAAGCTATAACCACTAAGTAAAATGTCAATCATACAATTTCATCAATATACTATTTTGTCGCAACTCACtttcactcatgtatgttaactacaaatttccgcaacaacgtgcgggtcATTATCTAGTTATGTAAAACTCTAGGAGCCAGATATGAAGGTTGCAAAGGTAACACACACTTTTCCTGAATGCAGAAATATCTAGATGCATAAGAAAACATGTTAACTATAAGCTTATAAAATGATAGCAAGAGTATAATTTAATTCGAAGTCATGGATATTGGAAACAGGTGGAACAACAAAGACCTAAAAATTGGAAATAGTTGTAAGATTCTTTGAGAATCTAACAACTATTTACTTGGCAGAATCCAGCAGCCATAGGGCTAGGGCTACACTCTATGTTCAATTTAAAAGtcgcaaagaaaagaaaagaaaaatatcaagaaatttgacttatgGAAATCTTGCAAACATATTAACATTTGCAAGATAACAATACAAGGAAAAGTACAGTGCAAAACTTAATATTCTGTCAGGAACCAACAAAAATCTGTTATCATGCGTCATGGATGAGGACCCACAGCAATGTGCAGAAAGGTGGCTGCTGTAGGACCAGAACACCATATGTGATTATTGTTCAGACAATTCTGGTGGGGCAGATAAGTTCATGGCTTAGGGATAGATTAGTTGGAAAGCATATTTCTTAATTGGTTAAAAATATCTTCATGTGATATCTTCAGACAGAACAAATTAAGGGTCCTTTGATTTGAACGATTCCAAAACATAGAAAGAGATTTGAGTGGATGGAAATTTCCCTATGGAACAGGGTGCAAAGGGATCCCAAATCCTAGAAATTAAACAACACAcataggaaaaattcctaGGGATTACAACACTTTGAATAAAACAGGTCCTAAAGAGGCATCGTCGTTATGTGCAATCCTAGAAATCAAACAACACATATAGGAAATATTCCTAGGGATTACAAGGCACATAGGAAGTTCATAATTTTCTTCCCATTCTCAATCAGGCCTGAAAGAATTGGCCTGTAATACTGTAAGAAGAGCTACAAACCAGCTGGTCAAGGGCGAGCACCATACCAGAACAAGGTTCATATCATCATGAGTTTCATAACACAGTGACATAAATTTACAAACAATCCACGTGTTTAGAATGTATATTTCTGTAAGGTAaaaggctataacttctaaATGGGAAACACTCTTGCCATCACCATCAAcaaatgaaagaaaagaaaacacatgTAAGTAACAGCAGCGGGTTGGTACCAAAACATAACTGATATCTCTCACTGAAATATGCTGGAATTTGTTTTCAATATTATAGTTATAGGGATACTGAAGGTAAGAGCAGACATCCTCAGTATTCATAATAGGTGCATAGGTTCACACATTAGATTCCTACTTGCGTAGTTCATTTCCAAAGTACCTACCTCCGCTTGAGGAGCCTTTGGCTTTCTTGCAGCCGATTTGTCAGATGAAACCCGAACTTCACCAAATAAGCTCACTGCAGCTTTGACAGATTCAAAAGGAGCTCTTGTGTCTATTTCACCAACCTCCAGTTTTTCTGCGTCGGTAATAGGTGGGCGAACTTTCGTAGCCATATTTACCTAATATGCAAGCTGCAATTGTAAAAGAGAGAGTAACATAGTTATAGAATGACATTAGCAGGGAAGCTATTGGTACATACCATAAGTGAATGTTCGACAATAAATACAAGCGTGACCAATTTGATCAAGGCAACTACCAGGGTGTGGTAATACAACATGAAAGAACAATAATTATGACTCGTCATCCTTTTCCAGTTAATGCTAATGTCCAATTTGGTGATTTGTGAACTCTCTGTAAGGCCTATCCGGCCTAGAGATGTCCAGAGTGAGAATCTACATGTCTTGCTCGTCTTCTCATCGTTCAAGCATTACagcacgggcggaggacccggtagggcaaggtagggtgatttttgcctcagttacggattggggaagattatgaaacggggagctaaagggcggaatccgttcgtggggtgatgggaggagaaacggtcgggagcgagagaatcgaaggggagatcaacctgctgtggaggcgctcgcgcgaggaggaagacgatgggcgctcggcagcgggatgggtggcggcgctccgccgaggaggaagaagatccaggGAGCGAGGGAAAGGAAAGGTGTCGATTCTAGGGCTTACCAGGGACCAAGGAAATGTTCGTCGGTGTCGATCCGGAAGATGAGAGGACAGAGGTCCCGACCACTGCTTCCGGAAGAGACTGAGGCCGATAAGGAAACAAGATGGCCTCTACGGCGGAGATGGACGGAGAGGAAAGGCGGGCGGGGGgtttccggcggcggcggcggagggggttGGGGTTAGGCGATCGGTCCGAAAGGAACGTGCGGCTTGGtcggagagagaagaagaaacgtTGGTGGGACACACGTATTTTCCGGGCATCCAATTGCCAATTCAATGTCCCTCAAAAATAGCCAATTCAATGGGCAGTGGCGGGGCCCACGTTTTTCAATGGGCAAAGCGATTAATAATCATAGGGCCGATAATCATACCCTCTCATCTCCACCCCGAGCCCCATCCCCTCGACCACATACACCTTGTTCATCCTCTGCTCCGCGTAGAGCGGCCAGCACAGCAGcggcagccccgccgccgccacgccctcCAGCGTCGAGTTCCAGCCGCAGTGCGTCACGAACGCCCCCGTCGCCCTGTGCCGCAGCACCTCCACCTGCGGCGCCACGAGGCCTCTGTCCCTGGTGCGGTCCAGGAACCCGTGGGGGAGGAGCGAGCCCAGGTCCGTTATCTCCGGGAGCGGATCGCCGGGCCTGTGGTGGGCCGGGTCCGGCAGCGGGCTCCGCACCACCCAGAGGAATCTCTGGCCGGACTTCTCCAGCCCGGTCGCGATCTCCGATAGCTGGTTCTTCGAGAAGGTGCCCATGCTGCCGAAGGAGAGGAATACTATGCTGTTGTCGTCCGGCTGAGAGTCCAGCCACCGGAGGCACTCGTGTTgctcgtcgtctccggctccggcggagaCCAGCGGCCCGATGCAGTAAACCGACGGCGTGGGGCGGCCGGGGACGCAGAGCCCGTCCTCGAGCGCCTGCACCGCGAGGGGTTCCAGCGATTCCATGGAATTGATGAGGATCCCGTCCGATTGGGGCAACCGTTCGAACACGCGCAGGATGGAGTCGAGCGCCTCGCCCTGGGCCGCGACGTCGGAGGGCAAGTCGGAAGGTTTGAAAGGGGGAACGCCCGGGAAAGAGATTGTGGAGGAGTCGCGGAGAAGCTGGGTGTCCATGGCGGCGAGCTTGCTGGGCAGGTtgaggaagacggcgaggtTGCTGGCGGCGGACGAGAAGGCGTAGTAGGCGGGGATGCCGAGCTCGTCCGCGACGTCCTGCGCGTCGGCGCAGAACATGTCGATGACGAGCGCGTGGACGGGGGAGGAGCGCTGCAGCGAGCGGAGGAAGTCGCGGAGCGGCGCGTTCATGGCGGCCAGGAGATGGAGCATCTTCATGAGGTGGTGCGTGGGCGTGGCCTTGTCGTCGgcgggcgctggcggcggcgggggaagGACGTGGAAGGCGACGGAGGGGTTGGAGGCCTTTgcgcgggcgacggcggcggagaaggcaGAGGCCGCGGGGCTGTCGGCCGGCTCGACgagcgcgacggcgacggcgaggccgtGGTCGAGGAACACCTTGGCGAGCTCGACCATGGGCACCAGGTGGCCGACGCCCAGGCCTGGGTACAGTACCACCGTCTTCTTCATCGGCTTCAGTTCActatgcttcttcttcccctgctCCGTAAACGAGCCAGCGGCGTAACTTTTCGATCTTCCATGCCCAGACGAAATTGGGATTTTAGCCACGCGTGGTATGGAGTAGGGACCAAAttattgagaaaaaaatgcgTGGCTTTAATTCCCATCAAGTTTCTCCACGATGCCGATCGCCATGGTGCATTAATGGTGCTCGCGCGACGTCGCCTGGATCGACCTGGCGGATGGAGTGAAGCGTTGCTTGTGGGTTGTGGCCGAGAGCATTGCCGCGAACGCAGAAAGATTTCTCCTATTCTCGGCCTGTCGATTGCCTGGCGTTATTAATTGGTATCTGTAGAGAGGAAAGAGATTGGGAGAACGTGCCTTAGGTGCTCTCGATGTATTGCGCCTCAAATATATAGAGTACAAGATGTACAACCGCACGGTCAAAACTGAAACGGGGGAACATGGTGCAGAACTAGACTACGTCGGCGTCGTGGGCATCTTGGAGGTGATCGACGTGGGACGCAAGGCAGTTTCGTTCAACACCTCGGCGCAGGTTGAGCGTCCGATGGTCGATGGCGACGAGCGGATGCACAAGCTGGATCGGAAGTCCTCAAACACTAAAGTGGGCAATCCCTTCATCATCACGTCGGCAAACTGCTGTGTCGTAGGAACATGCCGCGAACGAAATGGATATCCAGCTCGATGTGCTTTGTCCGGCGATGATGCAAAGGATTGGCCGCCATGTAGACCGAGGATATGTTGTCGCAGTAGACGACCGTGGCGCTGTTGAGGGGCAGGTGAAGCTCGCCGAGGAGCTGGCGGAGCCAGCAGCATTCGGCAACGGCGTTTGCCACGCCGCGGTACTCGGCTTCGGCGCTGGACCGCGGGACAGTAGGCTGGCGCTTGAACGACCAGGACACCAATGAGTCGCCGAGGTAGACGGCGTAGCCGGAAGTGGAACGACGCGTGTCAGGGCAGCTTGCCCAGTCGGCGTACGAGTAGGCGACAATGTCCAGCTTGGCGGAGCGCTGAATGTGCAGCCCGTGCCCGGTGGTGCCACTGATGTACCGGAGAATGCGCTTGACGAAGGTGAGGTGGTGCTCCCGGGGATCATGCATGAAGAGGCACGCCTGTTGCACCGCGTACGTGATGTCGGGGCGTGTCATCGTCAGGTACTGCAGGGCCCCAACAATGCTCCTGTACTCAGAcgggtcggcgacggcgggcgtAGAAGCAGCATCCAGTTTAGGCTTGGTGTCCACCGGCGTGCTGACCGGTTTGCACGCCATCATGCCAGCACGCTCAAGCAGTTCGTCGGCGTACTGCTGCtggccgaggaagaagcccgCCGGAGTGCGGGAGACCTggatgccgaggaagaagTGCAGAGGCCCCATGTCCTACATGGAGAACATGCCGAGGAGCTTGCTGGTGAGGAGCCAGAGCAGTGCCGTGGAGGAAGCGGACAGGACGATGTCGTCGACGTACAGCAAGATGTAGGCAGCATCGGGGCCGCGCCGGTACACAAAGAGCGAGTGGTCGGACTTCGTGGTGATGAACCCGATGGATCGGAGGAACGCCGTGAAGCGATCATACCAGGCGCGGGGCGCCTGCTTCAGCCCGTAGAGTGACCGGTCGAGGAGGCAGACATGTCCCGGCTGAGTGGCGTCGACAAAGCCGGTCGGTTGTTGACAGTAGACACGCTCGGTGAGGAAGCCGTGCAAGAAGGCATTGTTGACGTCAAGCTGGTGTACCGGCCAATCACGTGACGCTGCAATGGCGAGGACGGCACGGATGGTTGCCGCTTTCACCACCGGACTGAAAGTTTCGTCCAAGTCCACTCCGGCCTGCTGCAAGAAGCCGCGGACCACCCAGCGCGCCTTGTACCGGGCCAACGTGTCGGCCGGGTTGAGCTTGTGGCGGAACAGCCATTTGCCGGTGACGATGTTGGCGCCGGGTGGGCGAGGCACCAGCCGCCACGTGTTGTTGGCCATCAGAGCCCTGTATTCATCCTGCATAGCAGCAAGCCAACAAGGATCGCGTAATGCCGAGCGCACGGATTTGGGAATTGGGCTGATGGCGGAGGTAGTGGTGGCGAGGTTAGTCTGGGTTTTGTATTTGGGGTTGGGTTTGAACGTACTGAGCTGGGAGCGGGTGATCATGGTGTGGGTAGGTGCGATGGCCCCGATAGGCGCAGCTGGAGGGGcgtctgccgcggcagaaggGTAGTCTGGCGCGGGAGAGGGGGAGGCAGACGCGACGGAAGGAGAGGCGGGCGCAGCCGGTGTGTGTGGAGGAGTGGCAGATGGGGAGATGGGTGCGGCAGAAGGAGAGGCTGCTGGTGGGCACGCAGGAGACGCAGAGTTTGCCGCGGTAGAGGGCACGACAGAGGTGGGTGTTGCCGCGGCAGGCGCGGTAGCGGGAGGCAGCAGTGAAGGACGGCGAGGGGAGAACCCCGCCACTATGCAAGGCTCGGGAGGGGGGTGCGATGGGCGAAATGGGAATTGGGACTCGTCGAAGAACACATGCCGGAAGACGACAACCTTGTCTGTGGCATTGTTGTAGCAGTGGGAGGGAGAGTAGCCGATGAACGTGCACGCGGCAGAGCGTGGGGCAAGCTTGTGCGGAGTGGTGGCGGTGAGGTTTGGGTAGCACAGGCAACCGAAGGTGCGCAGGGAGGAGTAGTCCGGGGTGGTGCCATAGAGGAGCTCGAAGGGCGTCGTGTGGTGGTGGGGACGGCAGAGTCGGCGGTTGACGAGgaaggtggcggtggcaaGGGCTTCTGCCCAGAATGAGTTGGGCATGGAGGCATGTAGGAGGAGGGTGCGCATGGTGTCATTGAGCGTGCGGAGCATGCGTTCGGCGCGTCCATTCTGAGGGGAAGTGTACGGGCAGGACATGCGGAGCTGCACGCCATGCTCAGCAAGGAAGGAGCTCATCGCAGCATTGTCGAACTCGCGACCGTTGTCAAATTGAAGAGTGAGCAGGGGGAGGTGGAATTGGGTGTGGACGAAAGCAATGAACTGGCGTAAAGTGTTGTCGTAAGGGAAAAGACCAAACAAAGTGACTGTAATcatcaagaacaacaagaTAGTAGGTAAAGCCGGACAAACTAGGGACCGGCGAGGTCCATACATCACAgtgaacaagatgaaaaggcACAAACGAAACATGAACTGAGTCTGAAAATGGAAACCGAACATTTTTTCCTAGCTGACACGAGTGACAAGTATGCGCAGAGCGACGAGGTGTGGCCGGTGATGCAGTGCGGAGAAGACGGGCGAGCGACGAGCGTCCAGGATGTCCGAGGCGGGCATGCCAATCATCGGCGGTAGCAGAAGCTTGGAGGCTGATGGGTGGGCGCGGCGCGAGCAGATACAGGTCGTCGCCGGTGTCATCACTGCGGAGAATCACCTGGCGAGTGTGCCGATCCTTGACAGAAAAACCAAGATCATCAAATTCAACGGAAACCGGGTTCTGACGACGAACTAGACGGTTGACAGAGATGAGGTTCTTGACAAGGGAGGGGGGAACGAGGATATCCTGCATGTGGAGAGGGTGAGAGGAAGTGGGAATGGAGAGATGGCCGGTGTGCGTGACAGGCATAGTTGATCCGTTGCCCACTACTATACGAGAATGAAATGAGGGACTGAGAGACGACAACATACCAGGGGATGAAGACATGTGCGTGCTCGCCCCAGTGTCCATGTACCATTCGCCGGGCGCCGGGGATGAGGACGAGGACGCCGACATGGTGTTCAGAGCCCGGATGAGAGCCGTCTGATCCCAGGCTGGCGCGGCGGTCGGGACAGGAGGCGGAGGGGGCAGCGCGTAGTGCAGACCGGCGAAGTTGGGCATCGGCAGAGCGATGGGGCGCGGGCCGAGGACGCCGGCGCCTGGAGCGTGGGGACGCCAGGGGACAGGCCAGGCGTGAACCAGTCTAGTCCACGGGTTGGTTCCTGGAGCCGGCAGGGTCGACGCGGACTGGCGAGAGGAGGAGCGGTCGATGTGGAGGAGCCCCCGCCGGTGGTCTTGGTCTGCGGCCGCCCCTGCTGCTTCCCCTTGCCCTTGTTGCGGGAGTTGCCGTTCCCGGTGTTGTgggcgccgccggtgccgccccCGTGATGGACAGGCGCAGCGTGCTGGGCTGTGTCGGTGGAGCGTGTTGGGGTGCCCTCACGAAGCTCCTCCAGGACAAGGAACGCCCTGCAGCGGAGGAAGGAGGGAAACGGCGACATGGAGGTGAGGATCGAGACGGCGTAGTTGTACCGCGGGTTAAGGCCCTGGAACATGGCGAGGACGAGGTCGCGGTCGGTGATGGGGCTGCCGAGGTCGTGAAGCTAGTTGGCGAGGTCCTTGAGCCGGGCGAAGTAGTCGTGCATCGACAGGGCGCCTTGCtcgagcttgcgaagctgggtGGTGATGACGACCGCCTGCGTTTCTTGGTTGTCGAGGAAGATGCTGGCGATGGCGTTCCAGGTAGCGACCGGAAATGGATGAGTTTCTAGCAAAACcacaatgaaaataaatactgAAAATGAAATTGTGACCACCATTTCAAAATACGCGGTTGGGCTTAAAATGGGCTAGAACAAGCAATTGGCACCGTTGAATCGCTCGCGAGCATCCCACGGCCCACAGAAATTTTATGCCTTCTCTTGCACGTTTTGGGCCTGTTTATTTTTCTAGCTTTCTCTTGACTGAGCCCATGCTCGGTTGCTCGGAGGGACACTCGGTCCATTATCGCCCCCACACCAGAAAATGGGTTGCTCGGAGTCGGAGGGACAGTTGGCACGTACTGTAGTCAAGTTATTTCTTGCTCTAAAACTCCAGAAAAATGGACTGGTTCATAGCAGTACGCTAATCGCCCATCCGTACCGCATAGACTCTCTCGATTGGATTGTACTGTTGGTTCCACCAGGTCCACTCGGAAGCCGCTGGTCAGCAATGCTAAGATCAGCCTTGCCGTTCGTGTTCCAATTCCCGCACAGGAAACCGCCCCCAATCCGCCCACGCCCACCACCTGTTCGTCGCTATGCCTCccccccagccgccgccggctccgtcCCACCGCCGCTCCCTCCGTCCTCCGCCTACGTCCACCTCCCATTCTGCCGCAAGCGCTGCCATTACTGCGACTTCCCCATCGTCGCGctcggctcctcctctccctctccccggGGCGAGGCCGAGGACCCACGGATCGCCGACTACGTGCGCCTCCTGCTCCGGGAGGTGGCCGCCACGCGCGCCGTGTCCGACGACGGCGTCCCTCTCGAGACCATCTtcttcggcggcggcacgcCGTCGCTGGTCCCGCCGAGGCTCGTGGCCGCGGTGCTCGACGCGCTGCGCGGCAAGTTCGGCCTGTCCGCGTGCCCCGAGGTGTCCATCGAGATGGACCCCGGCACCTTCGACGCCGCCAAGCTCAGGGAGCTGGTCGGCGTGGGCGTCAACCGGGTGTCGCTCGGCGTGCAGGCGTTCCAGGAGGACCTGCTCCG carries:
- the LOC100835972 gene encoding WEB family protein At5g55860 → MATKVRPPITDAEKLEVGEIDTRAPFESVKAAVSLFGEVRVSSDKSAARKPKAPQAERVLAKETELHLAQKELNKYKEQLNNAEITRVQALSELEKARKTVDELTTKLDAISKSKELAIQATEDAKARTKQLEHGSSNEAVGKDSSLKQELDSARQQYATALADLDAAKQELRKLKKDFETSLDMRLSAAQQEEESLHSTEANKEKAAQLHNEAATIQESLLHVKAATQQANEEESQILAEKDVARKTYKQALEETEKKLSILRNEFDPAAYKTLKEKLDETNSEILSMQKKIEDARALDLESVAAVTTELDDAKEMLQKVAEEESSLRSLVEALKLELEAVKQEHSQLKEKDTDTESIVGDLHVKLQKCKSELEAAVSAESKAATASDDLILALQQLSSESKNALQEAEMMQKSAAELRDEAEAARVALTEAEEKLQSALKEAEEAKAAEAKALEQIKQLSDRASAVRASTSESGGKITISKEEFESLSRKVEESEKLSEMKVSAAMAQVEAVRASENEAIKKMETARKEMEDMELATEEALKRAEMAEAAKKAVEGELKRWHEREQKKTAESLPSSEAHASTQPPVYKASSGKPTERNDGQQRSGKTLLRKSFVLPNITSMFHKKKNQADGSSPSYLPGEKSV
- the LOC104584741 gene encoding UDP-glycosyltransferase 88A1-like; this encodes MKKTVVLYPGLGVGHLVPMVELAKVFLDHGLAVAVALVEPADSPAASAFSAAVARAKASNPSVAFHVLPPPPPAPADDKATPTHHLMKMLHLLAAMNAPLRDFLRSLQRSSPVHALVIDMFCADAQDVADELGIPAYYAFSSAASNLAVFLNLPSKLAAMDTQLLRDSSTISFPGVPPFKPSDLPSDVAAQGEALDSILRVFERLPQSDGILINSMESLEPLAVQALEDGLCVPGRPTPSVYCIGPLVSAGAGDDEQHECLRWLDSQPDDNSIVFLSFGSMGTFSKNQLSEIATGLEKSGQRFLWVVRSPLPDPAHHRPGDPLPEITDLGSLLPHGFLDRTRDRGLVAPQVEVLRHRATGAFVTHCGWNSTLEGVAAAGLPLLCWPLYAEQRMNKVYVVEGMGLGVEMRGLHIR